A region from the Aegilops tauschii subsp. strangulata cultivar AL8/78 chromosome 5, Aet v6.0, whole genome shotgun sequence genome encodes:
- the LOC109744778 gene encoding leucine--tRNA ligase, cytoplasmic, which yields MSSTHEKGKSKARTKLLIDIQNAVQECWEEHRVFEAEPGNKPPAPGEKFFGTFPYPYMNGLLHLGHAFSLSKLEFGAAYHRLRGSNVLLPFAFHCTGMPIKASADKLAREIAQYGSPPVFPVADEKSSAEVSEADQVAVVPGKFKSKKGKAAAKSGVQKFQWEIMESFALPDQEIARFQDPYHWMTYFPQLAKDHLKDFGLGCDWRRSFVTTDINPFYDSFVRWQMRKLKKLHRIVKDMRYTIYSPLDGQPCADHDRATGEGVQPQEYVLIKMEVLSPFPPKLKALEGRKVYLAAATLRPETMYGQTNCWVLPDGNYGAFEVNDIDVFIMTARAALNLAYQHLSRVPEKPTCLAELSGSDLIGLRLRSPLALSETIYALPMLTILTDKGTGIVTSVPSDSPDDFMALQDLVTKPALRAKYGVKDEWVLPLKVIPVINIPEFGDKSAEKVCFSLKIKSQNDKEKLAEAKRMTYLKGFTDGTMIVGEFSGRKVQEAKPLIRKKLLEEAMAVLYSEPEKKVMSRSGDECVVALTDQWYITYGEDEWKQKAVRCLENMNTFSAETRNGFEHTLGWLNQWACSRSFGLGTRIPWDEQFLVESLSDSTLYMAYYTVAHYLQNGNMYGKEISSIIPEQMTDEVWDYVFCDGPAPKSDIPCALLCKMKQEFEYWYPLDIRVSGKDLIQNHLTFSIYNHTALLPEHHWPRGFRCNGHLMLNSEKMSKSTGNFLTLKEATAEYSSDATRFALADAGDGMDDANFVTETAESAVLRLTKELAWMEEIIASESSLRSGPPTTFADRVFANEMNIAVKETEKSYDAFMFRDALKSGFYDLQLARDEYRLCCRMAGMNCDLLWRFMDVQTRLITPICPHYAEHVWRKLLRKDGFAIKAGWPVAGAPDPTLRSANKYLQDSIVLMRKLLKAQESGSKKPKKGAAPLPPSSEGNKLTVGLIYVNEHYYGWKAQCLKVLQSKFDSETCSFATDEEINEALKNCFVGQEGTDFGQVQKQCMPFIKLKKVETSNFGPNALELKLPFSEIDVLEQNLELIKRQLGLEHVEVLSTSDEATVAKAGSYVSVLNKTPPSPGEPVAVFMTRQAFEAPQN from the coding sequence ATGTCATCGACTCATGAAAAGGGCAAGAGCAAGGCGCGGACAAAGCTTTTGATCGATATCCAAAATGCTGTCCAGGAGTGCTGGGAGGAGCACAGGGTTTTTGAGGCCGAGCCTGGGAACAAACCTCCGGCGCCCGGCGAAAAATTCTTTGGCACGTTTCCCTACCCATACATGAATGGTTTACTGCATTTGGGCCACGCCTTCTCACTGTCCAAGCTTGAGTTTGGTGCTGCATACCACAGGCTTCGTGGGTCCAATGTCCTTTTACCCTTCGCTTTCCATTGCACTGGGATGCCAATAAAGGCCTCGGCGGATAAGCTTGCCCGAGAGATTGCACAATATGGGAGTCCTCCGGTATTTCCTGTGGCAGACGAGAAGTCAAGTGCTGAAGTGTCAGAGGCTGATCAGGTCGCCGTTGTTCCGGGTAAGTTTAAGAGCAAGAAAGGTAAGGCTGCCGCAAAGTCTGGTGTGCAGAAGTTTCAGTGGGAGATCATGGAGAGCTTTGCGCTGCCAGATCAAGAGATTGCCAGATTTCAGGATCCTTATCATTGGATGACTTACTTCCCTCAGTTGGCCAAGGACCATCTCAAGGATTTTGGTCTGGGTTGTGATTGGAGGCGTTCTTTCGTAACCACTGACATCAACCCGTTCTATGATTCTTTTGTCCGATGGCAAATGAGGAAGTTGAAGAAACTGCACAGGATTGTTAAAGATATGAGGTACACGATCTACTCACCGTTGGATGGGCAACCTTGCGCCGACCATGATCGAGCAACAGGTGAAGGTGTGCAGCCACAGGAGTATGTGTTGATCAAAATGGAGGTGCTCTCGCCTTTTCCTCCCAAGCTGAAGGCCTTAGAAGGGAGGAAAGTCTATTTGGCAGCAGCGACGTTGAGACCCGAGACTATGTATGGGCAGACAAACTGTTGGGTATTGCCAGATGGAAACTACGGGGCATTCGAGGTTAATGACATTGATGTCTTCATCATGACAGCAAGGGCTGCTCTTAATCTTGCATATCAACATCTATCCAGGGTCCCAGAAAAGCCAACCTGCTTAGCCGAACTGTCTGGCAGTGATCTGATTGGTCTGCGGTTAAGATCTCCTCTTGCTTTGAGTGAAACCATATATGCACTGCCCATGCTCACTATCTTAACAGATAAAGGCACCGGCATCGTAACTAGTGTTCCGAGTGATTCGCCAGATGATTTCATGGCCCTGCAAGATTTGGTCACCAAGCCTGCTTTGAGAGCAAAGTATGGAGTCAAGGATGAGTGGGTTCTTCCCCTCAAAGTTATCCCAGTAATCAACATTCCTGAATTTGGAGATAAGTCAGCTGAGAAGGTGTGCTTCAGTCTAAAGATTAAGAGCCAGAATGACAAGGAGAAGCTCGCTGAAGCAAAAAGAATGACATACCTGAAAGGATTTACTGATGGGACAATGATTGTAGGGGAGTTCAGTGGAAGAAAGGTACAAGAGGCAAAACCACTGATAAGGAAGAAACTGTTGGAAGAAGCCATGGCAGTGTTGTACAGTGAGCCCGAGAAGAAGGTTATGTCAAGGTCCGGCGACGAGTGCGTGGTTGCGCTCACAGATCAGTGGTACATCACTTACGGTGAAGATGAGTGGAAGCAGAAGGCGGTCCGGTGTTTGGAGAATATGAATACTTTCTCAGCAGAAACTCGAAATGGTTTCGAGCACACGTTGGGCTGGCTCAACCAATGGGCATGTTCACGTTCTTTTGGCCTAGGTACTCGTATCCCTTGGGATGAGCAGTTCCTTGTGGAGTCTCTTTCCGATTCAACCCTATACATGGCGTACTACACAGTTGCGCATTATCTGCAAAATGGCAACATGTATGGAAAGGAAATTTCATCGATCATACCAGAACAGATGACGGATGAAGTATGGGACTATGTGTTCTGTGATGGTCCAGCACCCAAGAGTGACATCCCTTGTGCCCTCCTGTGCAAAATGAAGCAAGAATTCGAGTATTGGTATCCCTTGGATATTCGGGTATCTGGTAAGGATCTTATCCAGAACCATCTGACATTCAGCATCTACAACCACACGGCACTCCTTCCGGAGCACCACTGGCCTCGCGGATTTCGTTGCAACGGGCATCTTATGCTTAACTCTGAGAAGATGTCCAAGTCCACAGGGAACTTTCTAACTCTCAAGGAGGCCACTGCCGAATACTCGTCCGACGCAACTAGGTTCGCCCTTGCCGATGCCGGTGACGGCATGGATGATGCCAACTTCGTCACTGAAACAGCAGAATCTGCTGTTCTGAGGCTCACGAAAGAGCTCGCGTGGATGGAAGAGATCATAGCTTCTGAATCTTCTCTACGGTCAGGGCCTCCCACTACTTTTGCTGACCGTGTGTTTGCGAATGAGATGAACATTGCTGTGAAGGAAACTGAGAAGAGCTATGACGCCTTCATGTTCAGAGATGCCCTCAAGTCTGGGTTCTATGACCTCCAGTTGGCGAGGGATGAGTACAGACTCTGTTGCAGAATGGCAGGCATGAACTGTGATCTTTTGTGGCGATTTATGGATGTCCAGACCAGGCTCATCACCCCCATCTGTCCGCACTACGCCGAGCATGTCTGGCGAAAGCTCCTGAGAAAGGATGGTTTTGCGATCAAAGCTGGGTGGCCAGTCGCAGGCGCTCCGGATCCCACTCTAAGATCTGCAAACAAATATCTACAGGACTCCATAGTTTTGATGAGGAAGCTGCTAAAGGCGCAGGAATCTGGTTCCAAGAAACCCAAGAAGGGAGCGGCACCTCTGCCACCATCGTCGGAGGGAAACAAGCTGACCGTGGGTCTGATATACGTCAATGAGCACTATTATGGGTGGAAAGCGCAGTGTCTGAAGGTGCTCCAGTCAAAGTTTGATAGCGAGACATGTTCCTTTGCCACCGACGAGGAGATCAATGAGGCACTGAAGAACTGCTTTGTTGGGCAGGAAGGAACAGACTTCGGACAAGTTCAGAAACAGTGCATGCCTTTCATCAAGCTGAAGAAAGTCGAAACAAGCAACTTTGGTCCCAATGCTCTGGAGCTGAAGCTCCCTTTCAGTGAAATTGATGTTCTTGAGCAAAATCTGGAGCTGATCAAAAGGCAGTTGGGCCTTGAGCACGTGGAGGTGTTGTCGACGTCTGATGAAGCCACTGTTGCCAAAGCTGGCAGCTATGTTTCTGTGCTGAACAAGACCCCGCCTTCCCCTGGTGAACCGGTTGCAGTATTCATGACCAGGCAGGCGTTTGAAGCCCCCCAAAACTGA
- the LOC109744780 gene encoding pentatricopeptide repeat-containing protein At4g21190 produces the protein MLSLRCWAPAFGLAFERTVALRPRKFNSLVVCGARGPRPRYPRVWKTDKRIGTVSKSQKLVKCIKGLSNVKEEVYGALDSFVAWELEFPLIAVKKALKTLEDEKEWKRIIQVIKWMFNKGQGKTMGSYQTLLNALVEDGRIEEAEELFQKIFSRYMEGLPRIFFMKIISLYYRLGSYEKMFEVFADMEELGVRPDTSIVRMLGDVFMKLEMLDKYEKLNRKYPPPKFEYRYIKGKRIRIRVYPDNSTEEVTQRDSGRDELEDAGSMNPDNELEEAPRTGLDRNVLGDTASGDLEFV, from the exons ATGCTCTCCTTGAGGTGTTGGGCGCCCGCATTCGGTTTAGCGTTCGAGAGAACCGTCGCTCTGCGCCCGCGAAAGTTCAACTCTCTAGTG GTTTGCGGTGCCAGGGGTCCGAGGCCGAGATATCCTCGCGTGTGGAAAACGGATAAGAGAATCGGGACCGTTTCCAAGTCGCAGAAGCTTGTCAAATGT ATTAAGGGTTTGTCTAACGTAAAGGAGGAGGTTTATGGTGCTCTTGATTCGTTTGTTGCATGGGAACTGGAGTTTCCCTTGATAGCGGTAAAGAAAGCACTGAAGACGCTTGAAGATGAGAAGGAATGGAAAAGAATAATTCAG GTTATCAAGTGGATGTTCAATAAAGGTCAAGGGAAGACCATGGGAAGCTATCAAACTTTATTAAATGCTTTAGTCGAGGATGGACGAATTGAGGAAGCAGAAGAGCTATTTCAAAAGATATTCTCAAGATACATGGAGGGTTTGCCCcgtatttttttcatgaaaataatCTCCTTGTATTACAGATTGGGGTCATACGAGAAGATGTTTGAG GTTTTTGCTGATATGGAAGAGCTGGGTGTTCGACCTGATACCTCGATTGTCAGGATGCTCGGTGATGTATTTATGAAGCTAGAGATGTTGGACAAATACGAAAAGTTAAATAGGAAATATCCACCGCCAAAATTTGAATATCGATACATCAAAGGCAAGCGCATAAGGATAAGGGTTTATCCAGACAATAGTACCGAAGAGGTAACACAGAGAGACTCTGGCAGAGATGAACTGGAAGACGCAGGAAGCATGAATCCTGACAATGAATTGGAAGAAGCGCCAAGAACAGGCCTGGACAGGAATGTATTAGGCGACACGGCTTCTGGAGACCTTGAATTTGTATAG
- the LOC141022544 gene encoding uncharacterized protein has protein sequence MASSWSDLPPELLDLVVAGLPNPADRARSRAVCRSWHSAVRRHGPQAAQLPWMVFTDGEVVTPTNGPSEHPTFIPENSHLSGSADEWLLFGVYHRTPKLIDNYVLHNIFSGERVSLTELDAALHRAYRVSKFRMQSTAHDFMAVVTTNKNHPLIVILPGKGVWVPEPQAVPYVYIIDIAFHGEKLYGISKAEDLIPFDLGSDGWDDDYSSNDEDDDEDDDDEDDIDDEDDQDEEVIDIDVAADDGDEGEEGEEEEEEEEAAVDMIAVAGNVVVNDFHEEGPTVPNDDDGRSNFNYRNVSHHGFMRDKEYTCWHLVQSHGELLMMKPHTHIFSDYSSSIRQVDVFMADVKTRKWVRMANGLGGGGALFISQHFSKFVSARGDIKEDAIYFLESGEVFNMKTQNAKPMRFYEPGYLGWNVMWLFPPELVL, from the exons ATGGCGTCGTCGTGGTCGGACCTCCCACCGGAGCTCCTAGACCTCGTTGTCGCCGGCCTCCCTAACCCTGCCGATCGCGCCCGCTCCCGCGCCGTGTGCCGTTCATGGCACTCCGCCGTGCGACGCCATGGACCCCAGGCAGCCCAGCTACCATGGATGGTCTTCACTGATGGTGAAGTCGTCACACCCACCAACGGTCCCTCGGAACACCCCACCTTCATCCCCGAGAATTCACATCTCTCCGGCTCCGCCGACGAGTGGCTACTCTTCGGCGTCTACCACCGGACCCCCAAACTCATCGACAACTATGTTCTACACAATATATTCTCCGGAGAGCGTGTTTCTCTGACCGAGTTGGACGCAGCCCTCCACCGCGCTTACCGTGTCAGCAAGTTCCGGATGCAGTCCACCGCCCATGACTTCATGGCCGTCGTCACCACCAACAAGAATCATCCGCTCATCGTGATCCTGCCAGGAAAGGGTGTGTGGGTGCCCGAACCACAGGCAGTTCCATATGTTTATATCATTGACATTGCCTTCCATGGAGAGAAGCTCTATGGCATCAGCAAGGCGGAGGACCTTATCCCTTTTGACCTAGG TAGTGATGGTTGGGATGATGATTACAGTAGCAACGACGAAGATGAcgatgaggacgacgacgacgaagatgatattgatgatgaagatgaccagGATGAGGAAGTGATAGATATTGATGTCGCTGCAGATGATGGGGATGAGggcgaggagggggaggaggaggaagaagaagaagaggctGCAGTGGACATGATAGCCGTGGCTGGTAATGTGGTggtcaatgattttcatgaggaGGGGCCAACAGTGCCAAATGATGATGATGGCCGAAGTAACTTCAATTATCGGAATGTCTCACATCATGGATTTATGCGCGATAAAGAATACACTTGCTGGCACCTAGTCCAGTCACACGGGGAGCTACTCATGATGAAGCCACACACCCATATCTTTTCAGACTATTCCTCGTCCATTCGCCAGGTTGATGTTTTCATGGCTGATGTTAAGACACGCAAATGGGTGCGCATGGCTAATGGGCTCGGTGGCGGCGGAGCACTATTCATCAGCCAACACTTCTCCAAGTTTGTTTCTGCACGTGGAGATATCAAGGAGGATGCCATCTATTTTCTCGAGTCGGGTGAGGTGTTCAATATGAAAACTCAGAATGCTAAACCGATGAGGTTTTACGAGCCTGGCTACCTAGGATGGAATGTCATGTGGCTCTTCCCCCCGGAGTTGGTGCTTTAA